In Drosophila innubila isolate TH190305 chromosome 2R unlocalized genomic scaffold, UK_Dinn_1.0 1_C_2R, whole genome shotgun sequence, the following are encoded in one genomic region:
- the LOC117784187 gene encoding odorant receptor 45b, whose protein sequence is MYPRFLSSNYPLSKDLFFSTRYSFSLLGLRFEKKPTIWSTLWLIFNFVNLAHCCQAEFSFGWFYITSSPVDAMDAFCPLACSLTTLYKMACMWKNRSEVSLLMSRIRQLTEQQRGEQREKLKRSYYRMATLLGMLMFTLGTVNTAAFVLRSLWEMWMRRHEAFKYDMPFRMHFPAIAHRLPLYPLAYLYSTWSGQVTVYAFVATDGFFFSFTLYVTFLLKALQMDIECVLKSVQDPSQRDSEKCCQQLHNIIDRHNDIVGIVQRFSVIMAAPTFAQFLSASLVIATSVIDILLYSGYNIIRYVVYASTVSSCLFLYCYGGTEVSMASLELGESAYNSSWYQWDRKVRQRVYLLIMRAQRPIIVTVPFFVPSLPAFTAVIKFTGSIVALAKTIL, encoded by the exons ATGTATCCACGCTTTCTGAGCAGCAATTATCCACTGTCGAAGGATCTTTTCTTCTCAACCAGATATTCGTTTAGTCTGCTCGGTTTGAGATTTGAGAAGAAGCCAACAATTTGGTCCACACTCTGGttaatctttaactttgtGAATCTGGCACATTGTTGCCAGGCCGAGTTCAGTTTTGGATGGTTTTATATTACGAGCAGTCCTGTGGATGCCATGGACGCCTTCTGTCCACTCGCCTGCAGTTTGACAACGCTCTACAAAATGGCCTGCATGTGGAAAAATCGCTCTGAAGTTTCGCTTCTCATGTCTCGCATTCGACAGCTAACGGAACAGCAGCGTGGAGAGCAGCGGGAGAAGTTAAAGAGAAGCTACTACAGAATGGCCACATTGCTGGGCATGCTCATGTTCACTCTGGGCACCGTCAACACGGCCGCTTTTGTCCTACGCTCCCTCTGGGAAATGTGGATGCGACGTCACGAGGCATTCAAATACGACATGCCCTTCCGAATGCA TTTTCCAGCCATCGCTCATCGCCTACCGCTTTATCCCCTCGCCTATCTTTACTCCACTTGGAGCGGTCAAGTCACAGTTTATGCCTTTGTCGCCACCGACGGCTTCTTCTTCAGTTTCACGCTCTATGTCACGTTCCTGCTCAAGGCCCTTCAAATGGACATAGAATGTGTGCTTAAATCGGTGCAGG ATCCAAGTCAACGCGATTCCGAGAAGTGCTGTCAACAGTTGCACAATATTATCGATCGTCATAACGATATCGTTGGGATCGTGCAGCGTTTCTCAGTGATTATGGCTGCGCCTACATTTGCCCAGTTTCTATCGGCCAGCTTGGTGATCGCCACCAGTGTTATCGATATACTGCTG TATTCTGGCTATAATATCATACGTTATGTAGTCTATGCCAGCACCGTGAGTTCTTGCCTCTTTCTCTACTGTTACGGAGGCACCGAAGTGTCTATGGCG AGTTTGGAACTGGGCGAATCGGCGTACAATAGCAGCTGGTATCAGTGGGATCGTAAGGTGCGACAACGTGTCTATCTGCTCATAATGCGAGCCCAGCGACCCATTATTGTGACAGTGCCCTTTTTTGTGCCCTCATTGCCGGCATTTACAGCG GTCATCAAGTTTACGGGCTCCATTGTGGCGCTGGCTAAAACCATACTCTAG
- the LOC117783493 gene encoding membrane-bound alkaline phosphatase, with protein sequence MGFNLKLRLFATILLIGLVSAQRDHQHARSVRTSKGLKNASEAESAYWRENAQKILSAKLEQLQAAHTKRAKNVIMFLGDGMSIHTVTATRNLLGDSAEKVYFEQFPFTGMSKTYCVNRQVADSACTATAYLGGVKGNYGTIGVNANVPRYDCEAALREEDQVQSIAQWAQAAGKDAGLVTSARVTHASPAGVYAHIADRNWENDMEVTERGCNSSQTIDIARQLVEWTVGKNLKVILGGGRQNFLNSTVRDEAGFAGYRQDGRNLIKDWLADKQSRNSSASYVWSRKGLNQLDLDNTDFLLGLFATGHLPYDGDRVRSPAHSPLADPSLSELTEAALRVLRRNENGYFLFVEGARIDMAHHSNYARRSLEDTAEFARAIKRAREMTSEDDTLIVVTSDHSHVFSINGYPDRNLDITGLSDTLGDDNKPYSILSYANGPGYDGTFTKSEGRKVITQKDTEHPLYVHPSMVPLDAETHGGDDVAVFASGPYAQYFSGNYEQTNIPAMMARAAGIGPYANL encoded by the exons ATGGGattcaatttaaaactgcGACTATTTGCCACCATTTTACTCATCGGTTTGGTTAGCGCACAGAGAG ATCATCAACATGCGCGTTCCGTTCGCACTTCGAAAGGCTTAAAGAACGCGTCGGAGGCGGAGAGCGCCTATTGGCGGGAGAATGCACAGAAGATTCTCTCAGCGAAGCTGGAACAATTGCAG GCGGCGCACACGAAGCGTGCGAAGAATGTGATAATGTTCCTGGGCGATGGCATGTCCATCCATACAGTGACTGCCACACGTAATCTGCTCGGCGACAGTGCGGAGAAGGTGTACTTTGAGCAGTTCCCCTTTACGGGCATGTCCAAGACGTACTGCGTGAATCGACAGGTGGCGGATTCCGCTTGCACGGCCACCGCCTATTTGGGCGGAGTAAAGGGAAATTACGGAACGATCGGAGTGAATGCAAATGTGCCACGATACGATTGTGAGGCGGCTCTGCGGGAAGAGGATCAGGTGCAGAGCATTGCACAGTGGGCACAGGCAGCTGGCAAGGATGCCGGACTGGTGACAAGTGCACGGGTCACACACGCCTCTCCCGCCGGAGTGTACGCCCATATTGCGGATCGCAATTGGGAGAATGATATGGAGGTCACGGAACGTGGCTGTAATTCCAGTCAGACCATTGACATTGCTCGCCAGCTGGTCGAGTGGACGGTGGGTAAAAATCTCAAGGTCATTTTGGGTGGTGGCAGGCAGAATTTCCTCAACTCCACAGTGCGCGATGAGGCTGGATTTGCCGGATATCGTCAGGATGGACGCAATTTAATCAAGGATTGGTTGGCTGATAAGCAGTCCAGGAATTCCTCCGCTAGCTACGTTTGGAGTCGCAAGGGACTCAACCAATTGGATTTGGATAACACGGACTTTCTGCTCGGCTTATTTGCCACCGGACATTTGCCCTACGATGGCGATCGTGTACGCAGCCCCGCCCACAGCCCCCTGGCGGATCCCTCCCTCTCCGAACTAACCGAGGCAGCTCTTCGTGTGCTCCGTCGGAATGAGAATGGTTATTTCCTGTTTGTGGAAGGAGCTCGCATTGATATGGCCCATCATTCCAACTACGCACGGCGTTCCCTCGAGGACACCGCCGAGTTTGCCAGGGCCATTAAAAGGGCTCGGGAAATGACCTCCGAGGATGACACTCTCATTGTGGTCACTTCGGATCATTCGCATGTCTTCAGCATCAATGGTTACCCA GATCGCAATTTGGATATTACAGGACTCTCCGATACGCTAGGCGATGACAATAAACCCTATAGCATACTATCCTATGCCAATGGACCTGGCTATGATGGAACCTTTACCAAGTCGGAGGGTCGCAAGGTCATCACCCAGAAGGACACTGAGCATCCGCTCTATGTGCATCCCTCGATGGTTCCACTCGACGCCGAAACTCATGGAGGTGACGATGTCGCTGTCTTTGCCTCGGGTCCCTATGCCCAATATTTCAGTGGGAACTACGAGCAGACCAATATTCCCGCTATGATGGCCAGAGCCGCCGGAATTGGACCTTATGCCAATCTCTAG
- the LOC117784188 gene encoding uncharacterized protein LOC117784188: protein MGKSISAVTFVAILFCGVFLTTVYGGNNYLWGEIGPNDYHLAKDTVSKAFFVGLVQHKKYVYKQSNNLDALTITAIRVTDKKKNNGATAVLVAGGPGSKGATIEFTSERGYGIKDLVEIWGR, encoded by the exons ATGGGTAAATCAATTAGTGCTGTGAcgtttgttgccattttgttcTGCGGTGTTTTCTTGACTACGGTTTATGGCGGCAATAATTATCTGTGGGGTGAAATTGGACCCAACGATTATCATCTGGCCAAGGATACCGTCTCAAAGGCCTTTTTTGTGGGCCTAGTTCAACATAAGAAATACGTTTACAAACAATCT AACAATCTTGATGCCTTGACCATTACGGCCATTAGGGTCACTgataagaagaagaataatGGAGCCACTGCGGTCCTTGTAGCTGGCGGACCGGGTTCAAAGGGTGCTACCATTGAGTTTACTTCGGAACGTGGTTATGGCATCAAGGATTTGGTGGAGATTTGGGGAAgataa